ACTATGGCTTTTTCCACTGAGTTTTCCTGATTAGGTTTTGAATGAGGCAATATATATTCACGTATTGAGGAATAATGTACTCTTTTTCCTTCACTAAGTTTTTGTCTCTCAAGGTTTTTCCTAGTATGGTTTCAACGAGACGTATTCTTGATCAATGAACATCCAAAAAGGAGTGTTatgaaatttaagaaattcaaaatttttgtggATGTTCATCTGTATCTCCCATAAATTGAAGACTCTTGTGGTTCATCTCCCCTCATCAAAATGAGACTCTTGGTTGTAATTTTGGAACCTATAAATAggtcatttatattatatgattatacaGTGAAATGCTATTACTTCTCTTTTCCGTCTCACTTCTAATTCTCATTTTGTTGCAATATTATACaagttttataataaaaaagaattttttctgttttcttttgtcaataaaaatgatgaactattattttatttatttaaatatcaaaatattaaatgaggggcaaaattgaaagtttaggtaatttttttttttttatagtatcaatatttttcatccaaatcctAATAGAATAGTGTTAGGggtaaatgaagaattttcgTAAgggtttaaatgtaatttgaaacttttagaagaaagtgaaatttcacattttcaaaataaaatataagtgtaattaatccttaaaaataacaaaagggCAAAATTGACTCTAATCATATAACAGAATGCTATATTTCTTCTAACTGCATGAGTTATTTCTTATTCTGTTAAATTGGAATCATGTGATTGGGCCTTAGTTTCCATTTCTGCTGAAGGGGAGGAGTTGGGTGGTAGACTTGGACCCAGAATATTCAATCAATCTTTCTCTGTTGAACCGAATTGAGAGATTTATGAAGAGAGTAAGTGTAGTTAAATTGTCTGTTGAAACTGAAAGAGAAGGAACTGCTAATTTTGCTCACCCTCAAACTGGAACTACTCTCAAAAGGGAAGGAATTCAGTGTCTTTCATTGGCTGCTACCAGCGGAGATGGGATTTCGCTCAGCTTCTAATTAGCAGCAATCACCGCCATGGTATTATGCATTCTCCTTTTCTAATTTCCATTCATACGTTAATTCATAATGCATATTTCTTTGAATGCCGCGGCGCTCATTAATCTGATCGAATTTCCAACTTCCGAATTTGATCAGATCCACGCACTTCACCTGTTTGGTGATTATCTGTACTTATCAGTTTCCCTTTGTACTTCGATTGGATCCATTCCAACTGATAGCATCCTACCTTACATCGCCCCATCCCAATTAGCCTATTTCTATCTGCATCTGTTCCTTTGCTGATTCAGCTGGCCTTCAAGATGCTATGCCTTTACGTTAGTGTAAAACTCAATAGTATCCATTTCATTTTGCTTCGACTAATTCACGGAACAAATGAGGAGTTTAAGGTAATGAAATCCTTTTGAGCTTTGCAATGGCTAGTTTCTGAGGAAAAATATGCTCCAACCATGGAATACCCCCAACTAAAATTTGTGGATTAATAAGGATCCTGCAGTAATCTGCTACTCCAAGTGCACCCTGACTGAACTGATGCTAGTGAACAGCTATACCAacattttgatttcaattccGGAGCCCAAATCACATGGAAAATCTATCACCCACAGCTAagctaaaaatgaaaagattcAAATATGAAAGCCAAACAGGAGAACTGAGCATACTGTTGATGGACTgttttgctgatattaacccAAAGAAGAGAAGGTAGTTGCAGTTAGGCTGTGAACAACCAACCATTGTATTGTAAAAGTTGGGTTTTTAATAAGTTTTAGCTGGAGGATGGCATCTGTATTGCAAGAAGATGTCACTGTTGATGCACGTGAGAATCTTGCTTTGCTGGTTTTACTAGtagatattttttactaattctCTAATATGGGTCCCCCCATTATTCTTCCACTTAGTTCATTTTTCGATGGTAgctctatatataataatgacaTTCAAATTGCAGGCTTATTGTCCTATTAATTGTGTTCCTGGTTGTAGCtgttaatctaataataacaTTGTGCGCATATCTTCCTTCTCATAAAGTTGATTGACTAAAGCCTCTTGCGTTCTTTCAGATTCACTTTGTTCTTCTCATCAGCAGACAAGGCAAAGTCAGGTTGACAAAATGGTATTCACCTTATTCTCAAAAGGAAAGAGCAAAGGTATTGTTATTTCCAGCatgatgttgatgtttttcttttcttttctctgaTGGACCATGACTTATCTAATGATTGTTGCATTTCACGATTATGCTTGAATTATCATGTCTGGTTGCATACTGGTAAAGGTTCTCCGGGAGCTTAGTGGTATGATTCTCACTCGGGGCCCCAAGCTGTGCAATTTTGTGGAGTGGAGGGGGTACAAAGTTGTTTACAAAAGGTAATATTCCTTTTATATTTGGCTCAACCCTTGCAATATGATTCATTTTACTgtacaaaattcattttgcTGCTTGCTCGTCTGTATGTGTAGTTAACATTTGCTTCTTATTGAATATTCTGCAGATATGCCAGCCTTTATTTCTGCATGTGTATTAACCAGGATGACAACGAGTTGGAGATCCTTGAAATTATCCACCACTATGTCGAGATACTGGACCGCTACTTTGGGAGTGTGAGGCCTGAGAAATCTGAATTTGTAACTAAATTACTTCAAGATCTCATGTTGAatctcatttattttgttcCTTTAGGTTTGTGAACTGGATTTGATCTTTAATTTCCACAAGGTATGGTTTCCGACACTGAATTGCTTCTAATAGCTTTGGAAGGTTTATGTTGATGGTTTGTTGTTTTACACTTGTgctataatgaaaataaacttaCTGTTTCATACCTAGAGTTGTGCAATTTAATTCCTGGAAATTGCATCAGATGTAGTGGAGGTGAAACATGTTCGAAGACTCTTTCACGTATTTATGCCATGAACTGTATGTCATGTTGGCCAATGGCTCTTGGCAGGAGTAAGATAATTGATGAATTATCCATTTTTGACAGTACTGTTGCAATAACAGTGGTTCGGAAGTCCACCAGACTCTGTTGTCCTTTTTCTCACATTTGCAGCATAAAAAGGCCATGTCTATGGGCTTATTACTTACCTAGCTAATGTTGCtgcatttattttctaataaagcTATTTGTTACTGCTAGCTTTGAGCTAAAACAACTTGATGGCAGACAAATATTTCCCATGTCAATTTCAgttatttgttgtatttataacattttacACAGCATGCTTATCTTTTCCATGGAGATTGAGGTAGGAAATATTCTCTGTAATAGTTAATTAAGGTTCCCATTCCCAGGTTCTATTTGATTCTTCTACTTCATTATTTCATTAGACATGAGAAATTTTAGACTGGGTTTTCtatatcattttcatcaagCTCGGTATGGTCCTAGATACGAAGAATTTGGGAACTCCAATCTTGGAGAATTCATATTGGCCAGCAGAATGgtcatttttgtgttttatttgattatataagAGTATTTAGTCTTATATGGGGACACATCTAAGAATGTAATCTGTTGTGGTATCAAATACTGTATAAAACTCTAAAAAGCAATTCTTTGAATTCAAGTTCCCCAACTCCATGAAGCTCTGATTGAATGTGAGAATTTGGTCCTCATTACTGCCATGAATGAATTTGAGAGCATTCTTCTGTTTTCCGTATTCACCTTCCCCTTTGGACTAAGAAATGAATGAGCCCTGGACAGTTGAACTAGGTTTTTCTTGTGggaatcaattattttctggTGCAATAGTCCCGGTCCTCCGGAAGCCCGGCTGTTCCCACCAAACTGCCCCTTGAAATATTTCTACAAGGGAGGAGCTTGATTGCTTTTTCTCTGAAAAGTGTGTTAATAACTACCGTGATTCATGCTATATGttctttttggaaaataatttttttgtgcatTATTTGTTTCCTGATACTCTAGTTCACCTATCAGTGGGCAAGAAGTGAAAACTTGTAGCATTACCTTTGTTTCAGACTCCTTGTGTTTTCAGGGCTCTCTTGAGGAACTGTTATTTGGATTTTTAGGGGTCTCTAGATTGATTTCATTGTGTGCTAGAAGATACGGATAAGCTAGTcaggaaggaaaaagaaattcagcATTCTATATTTGTTGCTGATTCTAGAAAAGCTGCATTTTCTGTTTGAAGACAgtgtttgattaattattagcTACTAATTGTtccatttttcagttttttaattttattttctgcataGCTTATGGCTGATCATTAACCAAGCAAGCGTGAGAACACTATTTCGGACTTACTGGCGAGTGTAATGCAGGCTTACTATATATTGGAGGAAATTCTGTTAGCTGGTGAACTTCAAGAGTCAAGTAAGAAAACTGTTGCACGTCTTATAGGTGCACAggtatgaaaatttgaagttttgtGATGCATCagtcttaaaatatttgtagctGAAATACCCTTCTATTTGTTCGTAGGATTCTCTGGTGGAGGATGCCAAGGAGCAAGCAagttctataaaaaatatgattgcCCAGGCAACAAAATAAGGATGTACTAGTATAGTCCTTGAATTTGTCTGGGAAATCATTTTAGTGTTTTGATTTGTTAGCTTACCAAATACGATAGCAGGTGACCTATtatcttttagttttttcCTAACTGCCGTAATAGGGCTGAGATGATGTAATCATTTATCTCCAGTTCATAAATTGCTTCTGATACAATCTCTTTTGTTCATAATCCTGCAGAGCTGAATAGCTCTTTGTTACGAAGTGATGTCCTAGTCAGGAACTTAGAGTGTCGAATTTCTAGGTTTGGTTTGTTGATAGATTTTGCATTGTGTTGTTTACTATGGCGTTGCTCCTCAACTGTTCTTGAACGGCTTTCTGCAAAATGTTGCTTACtactataaaattaatctCAACGTGGTGTATGTTTCAGTTGCTGGTCAGGAGTTGATGGTACAATTTCTAGTTCCAATCTTGATTGACCATTTGGCTTATGCCACAGcgaaattgagattttttttttttttttacatttaactCATTAGGAtacaaaagaatttatataaagcATTAAActcaaaagaataaaattagtgGAGACGTTTGTCCAGAGGCAAGCGCCTTATAAAATCACAAACTATTGACATTCTGCAGGTGTTTGTGCTGTTTCTGTCTTCATTTCTGCAATCATATTGAAATCCTCCCCTGCTCTGCAGATGAAGATAGATTACGATCAGCAGCAATCGGGTGAGTGGAAATCTTAGAGAGAATGGTCTCAGTTCCTCAATGTCCATTCTGTACGCCAATGCGACAAGTAGAGATGATGAACTCTGATAAAGAAATTAAGAGAGTTTTTGCTTGTAAATGAAAGAGCAGAAGTACCAATTAAGAAAACCTTTCTTacatgattattttatatgaaaaatgattACATAAAACTAAGTTGTCATGATATATACAGCATTCATCCAGGTAAACTGGCATTACGATAGTTCCGCAACCTTTTTACCAAAATCCATAGCCTGGAGCTACCTTGCTGAGGCTGCACCaagcataattttaaatgagcTACATTTTTATTCGTGCAGTCGGGAATGTAGAGAAGTAGCTACGATAAATCCTATTCGCTGAGACTCAGAGATGTTTCATGAGAAGGATCCCACTCCAAGCAGGACAAGAGGAGCTTGGATAGAGCCATGAAGACCTCAGATAATGGGGGACGGGCATCAAGATTGTTAGCCACGCAGCTCCTAGCGAGCTGAGCCATTGAGTATGCCAGCTCCAGTGGATACTCTTCTCCAAGCCACGGATCCATGAATACTCGAAGATTTTCCCTCACATTTTCCCCATCCAACACCCCGTCTATGCTTTCAGACAACAACTGATCACCTTCACCCTTCTTTTCGTTGCTAATGTTAGCAATGGGTTCCCTTCCAGATAAGAGCTCCAACATCACCACCCCAAACGCAAAAACATCAAGTTTTGGAGTAACTAATCCGTTCTCTATGTATTCAGGAGCCATATATCCATAGGTTCCAACAACATGCCTTGTCATCACGGTCTGATCATCAGTATCTAGAATCCTGGCCAGCCCGAAATTGGCAACCTTGGCTCTCAAGTTACCATCCAGAAGGATGTTGCTGCTCTTCAAGTTCTTATGGATGTAGGGAGGATTGGTGAAATTATGGAGGTAATTTAAGGCATCTGCCACATCATAAGCAACCTGGACTCGCTGCTTCCAATCAAGCCGCCTCTCACTATCAACAGCATCTTTGGCAGGACGCAGCCATTTGCTGAGGGAGCCTTTCTCGGCATACTCATAGACAAGGTAGGTGATGCCCTGGTGCAGGCAGAAACCAGAGAGTGTGACAATGTTGGAATGTTTTACCTGCCTGAGCACATCAATTTCGCTCGAAACATCCCCTTTCATTATCTTAACCGCAGCAGCATCTCCCTTGAAAAAACCGTGGTACACGGATGATCCGTTTATTCTGTTGGATTCCGCAAATGATCCTGTGGCCTTATCCACGTCCTCAAACTTGTAGACCGTCAGAGTTTCTATGGCACTCCGAATGCCCTCAGACGACACAGACCAGTTGGAAAATGGTCTTCCCGCATCTCCAGATTCATCTGCAAGCTTTGGAGGCGGCAATGGAGACTCGGGGAGGCGGGGATGGCGATAGCAGAAGCACCAAACCGCAAGGACTGAGGCAAACAGAACCAAGACCGCAGCTCCGACTCCCACGCCGATGAAAACCCACTTCCGGGAACCGTTGTTCTGGCCGGCAGCCGGGATGGTGGAAAGTGAGGGAGGGGAAAAGGATGGTGGAGGCGAAGGAACGgcatttatgttttctttagTGGGCTCAGTTTTGAGGGGCACCAGAATTGgagtgaagaagaagatgaggtGGTTGACGGTGAGCTCGTTGGCAGCGAGGATGCCTTGGACGTCAGCTCCGGCCCCGGAGAAAGCACTGGCAATAGATTCGTAAGTGTTTCCCTGGCGGATGAGGTATGTTAGTAGGTATTTGAAGCCGGAAGCAGTCTGGATGGGAGTGGGGCAAGCGCAGCGGAGGGGAACATTGAGCCTTAAGTCGGGGTATAGGTCACGGAAATTGTAAGGGTTCTGGGCTTCCATGGCCTGGCAGGTGGTGAGGGCTTGGTATGTGTCGTTGGCGACAGTAAAGTAGGTCTCTCCTTGGTGTTTGAGAATGTAGGAGGCGCTGTGCTGATAATAATTTCGAGAGCAGGAACAGTTGACGGGAACGACGACTAGAGTGTCGTCGGGAAGCAAGTCGACATCAGAGACGTTATTGGCGGAGGCGATCTGGGAAGCATCGGCAGAGAGGAGATAAGCGATGGTGGCGGGGCTGTTGTAAGTGGGGGTGGATCGGAAAGTGAGGTAAGAGGGGCAGGAGGTGAAGGCGCCATTGCAGACAAAGCCGAGAGTGGTGGTGTCGTTTTGGTTGCAATCGAGCTGCTTGTTGTTGACGTAGGGCTGTTGGGCGTGAGATTGGCAGgggaagaggaggaagagaaGCAGCAGAAAGGCCATCGGAATTCGAAAGATTGATTGAGATGGGAGTGGGAGCGGAGATATTCAGAAGATGTGAAGTTAAGAGGAAGCTAAGAATGATGATGTTGGTAAGGAGACCAGACTTAAGATTGACTTGGAGAAAATGGGGGATTGgttattgaatattattaaaaccGCGTTCACTTGACTAATTGACCCTCCACCCCCACCCAACCAACTCAACCTAGGATAAAAGAATATGATACGAAAAGaggttattaaaaatattgagaagCGTCTACAAACTTTCTTatggaaaggaaaaaagagcaGTGGTTACGCCAAAGTGGCGTGGAAGGAGGTTTGTAAATCACTGGTTGAGGGAGGACAAGGGCTGAGGGATATTAGCACAATGAACCGTGCTCTCATAtgcaaaatattatgtaatgtCATCCGGTGTGATAGGACTTCCATTTGGATTGATTGGCTATACTAGGGGCGACTATGTGATGCTTCAATATGGACTATCCCTGATCATAGAGGCTCGTGGGGTTGGAAGAAAATGGTCGGTCTGCGAATGTGGTTGCGACCAATGGTGGAATACCATATTGGAGATGGAGGTGACTTTTATCTCTGGaaggacccatggcatcatCTCGGTCCTCTTATGGAGAGATTTTCGAGGGGGACGATCACCCTTGGTCTTCATGAATCCATCAGACTTAGCTCTGTCATCCAGGGAGGTcagtggcagtggcctctCATTACCAACATAGAGTACTTTGAGATAATGATCGAATTATTTAGAGATTTGCCGGTGGAATTCCTACGATCCAAGCTCTATATCGATTATTTAATCCACCAGGCCCGAAAGTAGGTTGTGTTTTACTACTTTCGAGCGCTTTAAAGATACCTCGCCACATATTTatcttatggcttgctatATTGGAGAAACTACCTacgacggacaaaccatggttatTTCACTTAGGTAGATGtgtattatgtgatgaggatgaggtggagacacacacacacacacacacacacacatattcttccgatgtcgaTACAGTCGTCAATGCCTTCATGCTATTAGACGAGTTGTACGCTTTGCGTGGCCTAATAGAGATTGGATGACAAATGTTGAGTGGGCTGCAAGGAAGTGGAGGGGTAAACATATCGTCAATGTGGCTTATCACGCATTACTGGGTGCGTGTATCTACCATAtatggagaaagaaaaatcttaGGCGATTCGAGCATTCTGAGCGAAACCCGAATATTGTAGCTAGCTTAATTGTGGAGGATGTTAGACAGCGTATACTTGGCATTACCTTAGCTAGCTCTATTAGTACACATGCACTTTATAGATTGTGGTGTATCTCTTGACCTGTTGAAGGAAATACTACTTGATGCATGATTGTTgtattatatctttttctatttatgaaaattatatttatcgaaaaaaaaaagaatatgatacGAATACGATAACattaaaaactttttaaattataatatattcttaattatttataaaattaaaatatatgatatcaaaaataaaatataaagtaatataTCTTAGATTTATATTCTTAATCAAAATCCATGgcctaaaaatatatataaaaaagttcaaaatgtGTCATGGGTTGGACACATTAGACGTGTTTGacactttatgttatatatactTTCGAACACATCAATATCGTGTTCAATAcatatttgaattatgttCAAATTATGTCCATACCTAACACGTATTCAACAATTCACTAAGTCATTATTTAGAGTGTAATTGTTGAATTCCAAAAATAGGCTAACAATTGAAGCAAAAATCATTGGGGAGAAAAATGAGTTCTCCACTTCTGTAAAAATATCTCTGTAAAACTACTTGTTACACGGAAGAAGACGACCCTTGTTCGttgggttaattatttatttattataaaaataattatattaatatattttttttaaatattataatattattattacgaGTCGCGACTAGATCACAAGTCGCGATTTGAAATCACGACTTggcattatttttttaattttgtttaattatttgtttttataaattaattatataaaattaatttttaacaacatattaaagtcTAAAAAaccataatattaaaattgtattaatttaaaaaattacaactaaatgtacaaatataatattgtatatttttttgtacaattgtaaaaaatacaataaagtatataattttaaatgtcaaAAATGTCCACCCGTTCCACAATTGCGTCTGTGGTGCtgactaataaataaattataggttgaattttgaatatattataggTGCAAAGGACTAgatttaagttttataaatatttggggttcaaattatataaattgagaaattaggggataaaattcaaattttgagaaaagttaaaaaaataataatattataagaaCCCAAACAAGGGATGAGGATGTTTTAGTAGTAGGGCACATGTGCCTTTCAAATCCAGCAACCCACTGCTTCTCTACGCATGCAATATAACATTATGAGAGGGGACTTTTCTGTTTAAAGTTAAAGTTCATGCTTAATTCTGTGAGTTGATCatcaatacaaatataatacttgtataaacaaataaatcagttatgaTTGTTGGTatgacctaacaacctcacatttctttaccttttcatcagccaaggtacgaccgttaGCTAGATCcgtaattaacagacaaccttgagaacgtccacaagatttaatctattaacaacattaagaattagaaaggtgattctaattaacaaattcctacgatgataattcgtttaaattagatcatgcattccccataacataactaactactttgacataattaattatgctacgttgctactaagtattgaactaaacaaataat
The window above is part of the Sesamum indicum cultivar Zhongzhi No. 13 linkage group LG7, S_indicum_v1.0, whole genome shotgun sequence genome. Proteins encoded here:
- the LOC105165912 gene encoding protein LYK5, with the protein product MAFLLLLFLLFPCQSHAQQPYVNNKQLDCNQNDTTTLGFVCNGAFTSCPSYLTFRSTPTYNSPATIAYLLSADASQIASANNVSDVDLLPDDTLVVVPVNCSCSRNYYQHSASYILKHQGETYFTVANDTYQALTTCQAMEAQNPYNFRDLYPDLRLNVPLRCACPTPIQTASGFKYLLTYLIRQGNTYESIASAFSGAGADVQGILAANELTVNHLIFFFTPILVPLKTEPTKENINAVPSPPPSFSPPSLSTIPAAGQNNGSRKWVFIGVGVGAAVLVLFASVLAVWCFCYRHPRLPESPLPPPKLADESGDAGRPFSNWSVSSEGIRSAIETLTVYKFEDVDKATGSFAESNRINGSSVYHGFFKGDAAAVKIMKGDVSSEIDVLRQVKHSNIVTLSGFCLHQGITYLVYEYAEKGSLSKWLRPAKDAVDSERRLDWKQRVQVAYDVADALNYLHNFTNPPYIHKNLKSSNILLDGNLRAKVANFGLARILDTDDQTVMTRHVVGTYGYMAPEYIENGLVTPKLDVFAFGVVMLELLSGREPIANISNEKKGEGDQLLSESIDGVLDGENVRENLRVFMDPWLGEEYPLELAYSMAQLARSCVANNLDARPPLSEVFMALSKLLLSCLEWDPSHETSLSLSE
- the LOC105165911 gene encoding AP-1 complex subunit sigma-1, whose translation is MIHFVLLISRQGKVRLTKWYSPYSQKERAKVLRELSGMILTRGPKLCNFVEWRGYKVVYKRYASLYFCMCINQDDNELEILEIIHHYVEILDRYFGSVCELDLIFNFHKAYYILEEILLAGELQESSKKTVARLIGAQDSLVEDAKEQASSIKNMIAQATK